One genomic segment of Hordeum vulgare subsp. vulgare chromosome 2H, MorexV3_pseudomolecules_assembly, whole genome shotgun sequence includes these proteins:
- the LOC123425755 gene encoding organelle RRM domain-containing protein 2, mitochondrial, translating into MAAVAARAGAARVGFRRMFSVSAFAPPPPPTARPAAEPCNNLFVSGLNKRTTSDGLREAFSKFGQVTDARVITDRISGYSRGFGFVKYATVEEAAEGIKGMDGKFFDGWVIFAEYAKQREAQQPPQSAGTQSSGYQYPS; encoded by the exons ATGGCGGCGGTCGCAGCTCGCGCCGGTGCAGCACGGGTCGGGTTCCGGCGGATGTTCTCCGTCTCCGCCTTCGCTCCCCCGCCTCCCCCAACCGCTCGCCCCGCGGCGGAGCCCTGCAACAACCTCTTCGTCTCAG GTTTGAATAAGCGCACGACATCTGACGGACTGAGGGAAGCCTTCTCGAAATTCGGTCAGGTTACCGATG CAAGAGTCATCACTGATAGAATATCTGGATACTCTAGAGGGTTTGGCTTTGTGAAATATGCAACCGTAGAAGAAGCTGCTGAGGGCATAAAAGGCATGGATGGAAAG TTCTTCGATGGTTGGGTGATATTTGCGGAGTACGCCAAGCAGAGAGAAGCCCAGCAGCCGCCGCAATCAGCGGGTACACAGTCATCTGGCTACCAATACCCTAGCTAG